One segment of Brassica napus cultivar Da-Ae chromosome C3, Da-Ae, whole genome shotgun sequence DNA contains the following:
- the LOC106429615 gene encoding pentatricopeptide repeat-containing protein At1g10270 — MFFNRLFAVPIHNHRRFVNTSSLSYLKRLSSNPSSPPMSKTESDPSSIHNRVMMLIKLSNLDAAAEQARLAVFSRGDPFLTAETGVAIIDAMRSDRRYSDAYALFHYYAANSKWDLITNRCSGPIIIALCDEGKLDEALELYKHFLLRDRPSYRAQLALAQGLVDAGRIDEAIDKFYCVDRSVYCIFIRGFLDLGNLERANQLFQELKLSDDSDSVVQASAMFMEHWFKQEMDEKAMECYLSSKEEFSKIYATAANALLKVLLRYGKKTEACLLFGQMMEKDWKPRMFDSESCNIMVNECFKLGKISEAVEIFHKSVGTVSYPQLCYRNLITKFCEQDLLSEAEQFFAEMCSKKFFRPDVPTYRTMMDAYVKKGRVSDAVKTVNQTLDASLTYIAKKVLVM; from the coding sequence ATGTTTTTCAATCGCCTCTTTGCTGTTCCGATCCACAACCATCGCCGTTTTGTTAACACATCATCCCTCTCCTACCTTAAACGCCTTTCTTCGAACCCATCATCGCCTCCCATGTCCAAAACTGAATCGGATCCCTCTTCGATTCACAATAGAGTCATGATGCTTATCAAATTGTCCAACCTCGACGCGGCCGCAGAGCAAGCACGTTTGGCCGTCTTTTCCAGAGGTGATCCCTTCTTGACTGCCGAGACCGGCGTGGCTATCATCGACGCTATGCGCAGTGACCGACGTTACAGTGACGCGTACGCTTTGTTCCATTACTATGCTGCTAACTCTAAATGGGATCTGATAACCAACCGCTGCTCCGGTCCAATCATCATTGCCTTGTGTGATGAAGGGAAACTCGACGAGGCTCTTGAATTGTACAAACATTTTTTGTTGCGTGACCGGCCGAGTTATCGTGCCCAACTAGCCCTGGCTCAAGGGTTGGTCGACGCAGGTAGGATTGATGAAGCTATAGATAAGTTCTACTGCGTGGATAGGTCCGTGTATTGCATTTTCATACGTGGGTTCTTGGATTTGGGGAATCTTGAAAGGGCTAACCAGCTTTTCCAAGAGCTAAAGTTGAGTGACGACTCGGACTCTGTGGTGCAGGCGAGTGCGATGTTTATGGAGCATTGGTTTAAACAAGAGATGGATGAGAAAGCTATGGAGTGTTACTTGTCGTCCAAGGAAGAGTTCAGCAAGATCTATGCGACTGCGGCAAATGCCCTTTTGAAAGTGTTGCTAAGGTACGGTAAGAAAACAGAAGCTTGCTTATTGTTCGGTCAGATGATGGAGAAAGACTGGAAACCGAGAATGTTTGATTCTGAGTCGTGTAATATTATGGTGAATGAGTGTTTCAAGCTCGGGAAGATTAGCGAGGCAGTTGAGATATTTCACAAGTCTGTTGGCACAGTTAGTTATCCACAGTTGTGTTACAGGAACCTGATCACCAAGTTTTGCGAACAAGATCTCTTGTCCGAAGCAGAGCAATTTTTCGCTGAAATGTGCTCTAAGAAGTTTTTTCGCCCTGATGTTCCAACGTATCGAACGATGATGGATGCATATGTGAAGAAGGGTAGAGTCAGCGATGCTGTCAAAACTGTGAACCAAACTTTGGATGCCTCTCTAACCTATATTGCTAAGAAGGTCTTAGTAATGTAA
- the LOC106429647 gene encoding cytochrome P450 704C1-like: protein MEEILATIAIALAATIFIVLSFSIYLTIRIFTGKSIRNKAYSPVHATVFDLLFHSQELYDYQTELATKKPTFRFLSPGQSEIFTADARNVEHILKTRFDNYSKGHSSRENLADLLGHGIFAVDGDKWRQQRKLASFEFSTRVLRDFSCSVFRTNACKLVGFVSEFALSGKSFDAQDMLMRYTLESIFKVGFGVELKCLDEFSKEGEEFMEGFDEGNVATSLRFIDPLWKLKRFLNIGSQARLKKSIATIDKFVYRLITTKRKELGREQNTAVREDILSRFLVESEKDPENMNDKYLRDIILNFMIAGKDTTAASLSWFLYMMCKNPLVQEKILQEIRDVTSSHERTTDVNGFVQSINEEALDQMQYLHAALSETLRLYPPVPVDMRCAENDDILADGHRVKRGDNVYYLAYAMGRMTYVWGQDAEEFKPERWLKDGGFQPESPFKFISFHAGPRICLGKDFAYRQMKIVSMVLLHFFRFKMADEKSNVRYKRMLTLHIEGGLHLHAIPRTST from the exons ATGGAGGAGATTTTAGCGACCATAGCCATCGCACTAGCAGCCACGATCTTCATCGTTCTGTCATTCTCAATCTACCTAACGATCAGAATCTTCACCGGAAAGTCTATACGCAACAAGGCCTACTCTCCAGTGCACGCCACGGTCTTTGACCTCTTATTCCACAGCCAAGAGTTATACGATTACCAGACGGAGCTCGCTACGAAGAAGCCAACCTTCAGGTTCTTGAGTCCCGGACAGAGCGAGATATTCACTGCAGATGCTCGCAACGTGGAGCATATTCTCAAGACAAGATTCGATAACTACAGCAAAGGACACAGCAGTCGTGAGAATCTTGCGGATCTTTTGGGACATGGAATCTTCGCTGTTGATGGAGATAAATGGAGACAGCAGAGAAAGCTCGCTAGCTTTGAGTTCTCTACTAGAGTTTTGAGAGACTTTAGCTGCTCTGTTTTTAGGACAAATGCATGTAAACTTGTTGGTTTTGTCTCTGAATTTGCTCTCTCTGGAAAATCATTTGATGCTCAA GATATGTTGATGAGATATACACTGGAGTCTATCTTCAAAGTAGGGTTTGGTGTGGAGTTAAAATGTTTGGATGAATTTAGCAAAGAAGGGGAAGAGTTCATGGAAGGTTTTGATGAAGGTAACGTTGCAACTAGTTTAAGATTCATCGATCCTCTCTGGAAGCTGAAACGGTTTCTCAACATCGGATCACAAGCTAGACTCAAGAAGAGTATTGCTACTATAGACAAGTTTGTCTATAGACTAATTACCACTAAGAGAAAAGAACTTGGCAGGGAACAGAACACT GCTGTTAGAGAGGATATACTATCAAGATTTCTAGTGGAGAGTGAGAAAGATCCGGAGAACATGAATGATAAGTACCTAAGGGACATAATCTTGAACTTTATGATTGCTGGAAAGGATACAACCGCTGCATCTCTCTCTTGGTTCTTGTACATGATGTGCAAGAACCCACTTGTTCAGGAGAAGATCTTACAAGAGATTAGAGATGTGACATCAAGTCACGAGAGAACAACCGATGTAAACGGTTTCGTTCAGAGTATAAATGAAGAGGCTCTTGATCAGATGCAGTATCTCCATGCAGCCTTGTCTGAGACCTTGAGGCTTTACCCTCCTGTGCCTGTG GACATGAGGTGTGCAGAGAATGATGacatactcgcagatggacataGAGTGAAGAGAGGGGATAATGTCTACTACTTGGCCTATGCAATGGGAAGGATGACTTATGTATGGGGACAAGATGCTGAGGAGTTCAAGCCAGAGAGATGGCTCAAGGATGGCGGGTTCCAACCAGAATCACCATTCAAATTCATAAGCTTTCAT GCTGGTCCAAGAATCTGTCTTGGCAAGGATTTCGCATACCGGCAAATGAAGATAGTATCGATGGTACTTCTTCACTTCTTTCGCTTCAAAATGGCTGATGAGAAGAGTAACGTGCGTTACAAGAGAATGCTTACGCTTCATATTGAAGGAGGACTCCATCTCCATGCAATCCCAAGGACAAGCACTTGA
- the LOC106429639 gene encoding histone deacetylase complex subunit SAP18, giving the protein MKFKSTLGKMPIFVKEVSVAARRRDARLSFAFVYPDKNGRFIVRQVGQTMSYPNRKQPDDSKTLADLHFEIGDYLDVAIY; this is encoded by the exons ATGAAGTTCAAATCTACACTTGGAAAGATGCCAATCTTC gtcaaagaagtttctgtAGCGGCTAGGAGAAGAGACGCGAGATTATCTTTTGCGTTTGTTTATCCTGACAAGAATGGCCGGTTTATTGTCAGACAG GTTGGTCAGACGATGTCTTATCCAAACCGAAAACAACCAGACGACAGTAAAACACTCGCTGACCTTCATTTTGAG ATTGGAGATTATCTGGATGTAGCAATCTACTAG